Genomic DNA from Dehalogenimonas lykanthroporepellens BL-DC-9:
GGCTCAAAGGGTAAGGGTTCGACCGCGGCCATGATAGCGGCGGTGTTGAGCCGGGCCGGCTATCGCACCGGTTTGTACACCTCGCCGCATCTGTCGGAAACTACGGAGCGTTTCAAGGTTGATGGTAGCGATATGACTCCGGAGGAATTCGTTGCCGGTATCGGCGTCCTGCGGCCTCTGGTGACCGAAATCAACGCATCACCCCGGTACGGCAGATTGACCGTCTTCGAGGTCATGACAGCGCTTGGCTTTATGTTTTTCGCCGGGCGCGGCGCCGTCTGGCAGGTTATCGAAACCGGATTGGGCGGTCGGTTGGATGCCACCAATGTCGTTTTGCCGGAACTGACGGTGCTGACCAGCATCGGCCTGGAACATACCGAAGTTCTCGGTCATACCCTGGCGGCGATCGCCGGTGAAAAAGCCGGCATCATCAAGCCCGGAGTCCCGGTGGTGAGTGCGCCTCAGCCCCCGGAAGCCCTGGCGGTCATCGAGCAGGTCGCCGCTGAAAGAAACGCTCAGCTGGTTACCGTTGACCTGTCCCTTCTGACACCCTCGGTCGTTACCGGCGACCGGCAGTCGTTCATCGTGACCGGACAGCGGGATACTTACCGGGTGAATCTACCACTGCTGGGCGGTTATCAGCGGCTGAATGCCGCGGTGGCGCTCCAGGCCCTGGAAACGCTGGCCGACCGGGGGCTTGAACTTGAAAAAGCCGATATCGAGTCCGGGCTGGCCGCCGTCGTCTGGCCTGGCCGGTTTCAAATTGTGTCCCGTCGACCCTGGACCATTATCGACGGGGCTCATACCCCGGCGGCCGCCGCGGAGTTCGTCGGTTCGCTGAGGTCCATGCTCCTCGATCGGCCGAGGCCGGCGGTTTTGGTCATCGGCGTTTCCGCCGACAAGGACGTTGCAGGCATGGCTGAGCCGCTGGCTCCCTTTTTCGATGTGGTCATTGCTGTTGCCACCCGGCACCCGCGGGCCATGCCGGCAGGACGTCTGGCCGATGCTTTCCGCCCGGCATCGGCCGATGTCAGAACAGCCGACAGCGTTAAAGACGCCGTGAAGAGCGCCCGGGCAATCGCCGGGGACGAAGGACTGGTGGCGGTCACCGGTTCGTTATTCGCCGTCGGTGAGGCCCTGGAAATGTTCCGTACCGATGGAATCATCCGGGAGGCATAAAACCTCCCGTTGACTCTGACGTTATACCTATAAACAGGAGAGGTGATAGTGACCAGGTGAAGACCAAACCGATGCTGGCCAGCGGACTGACACTGGTACTGTGTGCCGCTTTGGCGGTACTGACAGCCAGGGGACAACTGCGTTTTCTGGAGGACGAAGGCATCGGCCTGCCGGAAGTATCCGCCGGCTGGCCCTTGATTTATTTCTTTGGCGCGGTGGCCGTGATGAGCCTGGTACTGGCATTTCTGCCGCTTCGGATGGTCCGGTTGGCGGCTAAGGGCCTTTTCCTGGCGCTTTTCGGCTGGGGCGTGTTCGTCGTCCTGGGACTGGTTCTGACGCCCTGGCCGGCCGGGATTATCGCCGCTTCGGGCGCCGTTGCCTGGCTGGTGTGGGGCCGAATCTGGCTTCACAATCTTCTGCTGGGCATCGCTCTGGCCGGTTATGGGGCGGTTTTCGGGATACTG
This window encodes:
- a CDS encoding FolC bifunctional protein (TIGRFAM: FolC bifunctional protein~KEGG: det:DET0016 folylpolyglutamate synthetase~PFAM: cytoplasmic peptidoglycan synthetase domain protein; Mur ligase middle domain protein) codes for the protein MTDTSYQSALDWLYGLVDYETAGLPRNPANFNLRRVALILERLDNPHLKVRTVHIAGSKGKGSTAAMIAAVLSRAGYRTGLYTSPHLSETTERFKVDGSDMTPEEFVAGIGVLRPLVTEINASPRYGRLTVFEVMTALGFMFFAGRGAVWQVIETGLGGRLDATNVVLPELTVLTSIGLEHTEVLGHTLAAIAGEKAGIIKPGVPVVSAPQPPEALAVIEQVAAERNAQLVTVDLSLLTPSVVTGDRQSFIVTGQRDTYRVNLPLLGGYQRLNAAVALQALETLADRGLELEKADIESGLAAVVWPGRFQIVSRRPWTIIDGAHTPAAAAEFVGSLRSMLLDRPRPAVLVIGVSADKDVAGMAEPLAPFFDVVIAVATRHPRAMPAGRLADAFRPASADVRTADSVKDAVKSARAIAGDEGLVAVTGSLFAVGEALEMFRTDGIIREA